A window of Terriglobia bacterium genomic DNA:
ACCGAACTCGAACTCCTCTATCGTGCGGGGGAAGCGAACGGGATTCCGGTCATGTTCCACACCGGAACGTCCATTTTTCCGGGAGCGCGCAACCGCTACGGCGATCCCATTTACATCGACGACGTCGCCGTGGATTTCCCGGAGCTGAAGATCGTGATGGCGCATGGCGGGCGTCCGCTGTGGATGGACACGGCGTTCTTCCTGTTGCGGCGCCACGCCAACGTTTATCTCGATATCAGCAGCATCCCGCCGCGCCAGCTTCTCAACTGGTTTCCGCGGCTGGAGGAGATCGCGCACAAGACCATGTTCGGCAGCGACTGGCCCGGCCCGGGCGGAGTGGACATCCGCCGCAATATCGATGCCATCCGTGCGCTGCCGCTGTCGGAGACAGCGAAGGGACAGATTCTCGGCAAGACGGCGCTCGGCATCTGGCCGGAATAATCGGAAACAACGAGCCACGGATCGCCACGGATTGTCACGGTTCAAATAAGCATTTCCGTGTGCATCCGTGTCAATCCGCGGCTATTTGCTTTTCGCGCCTACTTCTTGGCCGCCGCGGCCGAACTTCCGGCTAGTTCATCCGCCAGACGCGTGGCGCCGTAGATATTGCGCAGCGCTTCCAGGATGCCGCGCGAATCCACGTGCAACGAGCGGCCGATCTCGTCTTCGTACTGAAAATTCCACGGCAGCGACTGGATGTTCCCATCGAAGATAATGCCCACCACGTCACCCGCCTTGTTCACCACCGGGCTGCCGGAATTACCGCCGATGATGTCCGCGGTTTCGATGGCATTGAGGGGCGTGTCGAGCTTGATCTTCGATTTGTTCTGCATCCAGCTCTGCGGCAGCCGGTAAGGCGGCTTGCTAGAGTGCTTGGCGGCGTGCTCGAACGCGCCGGCAAAGGTGGTGAAGTACGGCAGCTTGGTGCCGGCGGATGCGACGTCGCCACGCCCGTCCTCCGTGTACCCCTTCACCACGCCGTAGCTGAGGCGGAGGGTGAAGGTGGCGTCGGGATAGGTGTCGGTGCCGAGCTCGGCAAAGCGGAT
This region includes:
- a CDS encoding amidohydrolase family protein: MITDCHIHIHPPDLVLKPGAQALMEASADYERMRQFARSPASFLKYLDSIEVDRAVLIGSVSPEVIGLDSSINGYYAEYARTDPRRLIPCGGLHPRYAQNFMAELDDFLRLGIRVIKIHPPHQLFYPNDYLNGLTELELLYRAGEANGIPVMFHTGTSIFPGARNRYGDPIYIDDVAVDFPELKIVMAHGGRPLWMDTAFFLLRRHANVYLDISSIPPRQLLNWFPRLEEIAHKTMFGSDWPGPGGVDIRRNIDAIRALPLSETAKGQILGKTALGIWPE